In Thermospira aquatica, the following proteins share a genomic window:
- a CDS encoding tetratricopeptide repeat protein, protein MFWFTVAIVLAGLTAYFLYATMQEGKTKQAQRAVESGDLDTALSIFMESLRHDPNNVEALWHLGNINEEKGLIPEAIGYYVKLIEIGKESKLFTMFELYRRVGLLYRRLGRDNDALDYLLQAYQIIPSAKDVIREIADILFSQKSFFRALSFFEKGAVFLKDEAPFIKQYAFCLIMTDKVEMALPMLEALEKMFSHDIEFLFLLSFAYFKTAAYQRAREIMEIALNSNFSLPLSMMYFGVKLLFVCYLYAKNYEIAKQLWDQLKNLSLNYTDEGERQRELSMALIMLRTKQGYYENAMEELKANFQKEIASGETGGGSTLESKQSQSFLYKLLAILHRYKKEQEKEAYMGSSAKQTLDYARLENEAKDAMVKLDQVYQQWLSSFITKEELWANFRPKVSLTFDPIPILEKYLAPKEKLKKSSGKPEHLSRNEKQGKYETLGLNPNNPCESLLSVDFPSFTIIVRELASDMGYRVLSQVVKVDPHAYGEAKGFDLLCEEKADNRSRVLFCVRRWTEPIGSIYLTNLLSAAKEFDVERIVMVATSSLSQEAERWLETNKKLQYLNCEDIISFLLN, encoded by the coding sequence ATGTTCTGGTTTACTGTGGCAATTGTTCTGGCAGGACTTACAGCGTACTTTCTTTATGCCACTATGCAAGAGGGAAAAACAAAGCAAGCGCAGAGGGCTGTGGAGAGTGGAGATCTTGATACAGCCCTCTCTATTTTTATGGAATCGCTTCGTCACGATCCAAACAATGTTGAAGCATTATGGCATCTTGGCAACATCAACGAGGAAAAAGGTCTTATCCCCGAAGCGATTGGCTACTATGTCAAACTCATTGAAATCGGTAAGGAATCGAAGCTTTTTACCATGTTTGAGCTTTACCGCCGTGTGGGACTGTTGTATCGCCGGTTGGGAAGAGACAATGATGCCCTGGATTACCTCTTGCAAGCGTATCAGATCATTCCCTCGGCAAAAGACGTGATCCGTGAAATAGCAGATATCCTTTTCTCTCAAAAGTCTTTTTTCAGAGCTTTGAGTTTTTTCGAAAAAGGTGCAGTTTTTCTTAAAGATGAAGCACCCTTTATCAAACAGTACGCCTTCTGTCTTATCATGACAGACAAGGTGGAAATGGCCCTCCCCATGCTTGAAGCCTTAGAAAAAATGTTCTCTCATGATATTGAGTTTTTGTTTTTACTCAGTTTTGCCTATTTCAAGACAGCGGCTTACCAGCGAGCAAGAGAAATAATGGAAATAGCTCTCAACAGCAATTTCTCCCTACCTCTCAGCATGATGTACTTTGGGGTTAAGTTGCTTTTTGTTTGTTATCTCTATGCCAAAAACTATGAGATTGCAAAACAACTATGGGACCAACTTAAAAATCTTTCATTAAATTATACCGATGAAGGAGAACGACAACGAGAGCTTTCTATGGCTCTCATCATGCTTCGTACAAAACAAGGATACTATGAAAATGCCATGGAGGAGTTAAAAGCAAACTTTCAAAAAGAAATTGCTTCAGGAGAGACAGGCGGAGGAAGCACTCTTGAGAGTAAACAGAGTCAGAGTTTTCTCTACAAGCTGCTTGCTATTCTCCATCGCTACAAGAAAGAACAGGAAAAAGAAGCGTATATGGGAAGTTCTGCCAAACAGACCCTGGATTATGCCAGACTTGAGAACGAAGCCAAAGATGCGATGGTAAAACTGGATCAAGTCTACCAGCAGTGGCTCTCCAGCTTTATCACCAAAGAAGAACTATGGGCCAATTTCCGCCCTAAGGTATCCCTCACGTTTGATCCCATTCCTATCCTGGAGAAATACCTCGCCCCCAAAGAAAAACTCAAAAAAAGTAGTGGAAAACCAGAACATCTCTCTCGTAACGAAAAACAGGGAAAATACGAAACCCTGGGGCTCAATCCTAACAACCCCTGTGAGTCTCTTCTCTCGGTCGACTTCCCGTCGTTCACAATCATCGTGAGAGAGCTCGCCTCAGATATGGGATACAGAGTACTCAGTCAGGTAGTCAAGGTAGATCCTCACGCCTATGGAGAAGCTAAAGGGTTTGATCTCCTCTGTGAGGAAAAAGCAGATAATCGGTCAAGAGTACTCTTTTGCGTAAGAAGATGGACTGAACCCATAGGCTCTATCTATCTCACCAACCTGCTCTCCGCCGCAAAGGAGTTCGATGTTGAACGTATTGTAATGGTGGCGACTTCTTCCCTTTCACAAGAAGCAGAACGCTGGTTAGAAACCAACAAAAAACTGCAGTATCTCAATTGCGAGGATATTATTAGTTTTCTGTTAAACTAG
- a CDS encoding GAF domain-containing protein: MKKIFDFLLTLLLTIIVALWVYRLSITYQALPKGENLAYIYFIVELWIFTFFLIASGIVVLWTWNTEKQKTENSQELAKEVKRLSLLLDRKDFQIQRGKTDELDIRKLEMFLRPLRSSTTAEWATHVIEECFVLCGARRISVFIKRGENLLLEKSMGLPDAKVGQKVAPEDLAFRMFQKQKRLFVTEIETHPEIGRPNRMGYASHSFLIIPITTYQQEALGVINLTEKENAGTFTQTELDMVCHLITIASYRLKTLLEQEEKL; this comes from the coding sequence ATGAAAAAAATTTTCGACTTTCTTCTGACGCTTTTACTCACGATTATCGTGGCACTCTGGGTATACAGGCTTTCAATAACATATCAAGCCCTTCCAAAAGGAGAAAATCTCGCATACATTTATTTCATCGTAGAACTATGGATTTTTACCTTTTTCCTGATAGCGTCAGGCATTGTGGTACTCTGGACATGGAACACTGAAAAACAAAAAACAGAAAACTCCCAGGAACTTGCAAAAGAGGTCAAACGACTCTCTCTTTTACTGGACAGAAAAGATTTTCAAATCCAACGAGGGAAAACCGATGAGCTTGATATAAGAAAACTCGAGATGTTTCTCCGTCCACTCCGATCAAGTACAACAGCAGAATGGGCCACCCATGTAATCGAAGAATGTTTTGTCCTGTGTGGAGCGAGGAGAATCTCTGTTTTCATCAAAAGGGGAGAGAATCTCCTTCTTGAAAAGTCTATGGGTCTCCCGGATGCAAAAGTAGGCCAAAAAGTTGCCCCTGAAGACCTCGCATTTCGGATGTTTCAGAAACAGAAGAGACTCTTTGTCACAGAGATTGAAACTCATCCAGAAATTGGCCGCCCGAACCGAATGGGATATGCTTCTCACTCTTTCCTTATTATTCCCATTACGACGTATCAGCAAGAAGCTCTCGGAGTAATCAACCTCACTGAAAAGGAAAACGCTGGAACCTTTACCCAAACAGAACTTGACATGGTCTGTCATCTCATCACGATAGCATCATACCGTCTCAAGACACTTCTTGAGCAGGAGGAAAAACTTTAA
- a CDS encoding ABC transporter ATP-binding protein — protein sequence MADMIEVYDLYKTLNKKKVLDGLTVKIKKGETFVLIGQSGVGKSVLLKHLIGLMRPDSGEIYIDGIKLDYDNPEILASLRCRFGMLFQGGALFDSLTVGENILFALDHLRPEMHQEEKKQRMLRSLELVELPGVEDLMISSLSGGMMKRVALARAIVAEPEIVLFDEPTTGLDPITTATINDLIIELKKKLAITFVVVTHDIRSAFFIGDRIGMLYKGKLIFEGTPQDFQHTENPYVRQFVEGLSKGPITEEYQKQLHEKKKEDKTTGGLRWKNR from the coding sequence ATGGCAGACATGATCGAAGTTTACGATCTCTACAAAACGTTAAACAAAAAAAAGGTTTTGGATGGACTCACCGTGAAGATCAAAAAAGGTGAAACCTTTGTACTTATCGGTCAGAGTGGCGTGGGGAAAAGTGTTCTCCTCAAGCACCTCATTGGACTCATGCGTCCCGATAGTGGAGAAATTTATATTGATGGTATCAAGCTAGATTACGATAATCCCGAGATACTTGCTTCCCTTCGTTGTCGGTTCGGAATGTTATTTCAGGGGGGAGCTTTGTTTGATTCTCTCACGGTAGGAGAAAATATTCTCTTTGCTCTTGATCACCTGCGACCAGAGATGCATCAAGAAGAGAAAAAACAACGCATGCTACGATCCCTTGAACTGGTAGAACTCCCTGGTGTAGAGGATCTGATGATTTCTTCTCTTTCCGGGGGGATGATGAAACGTGTGGCTCTGGCGAGGGCTATTGTAGCAGAACCGGAAATCGTGCTCTTCGACGAACCAACCACAGGACTTGATCCCATTACCACAGCAACGATTAACGATCTCATCATTGAGTTGAAAAAAAAGCTTGCTATCACCTTTGTGGTGGTGACCCACGATATCCGGAGTGCTTTTTTTATAGGCGATCGTATAGGCATGCTGTATAAAGGCAAACTCATTTTTGAAGGAACACCGCAGGATTTTCAGCATACCGAAAATCCCTATGTTCGTCAATTTGTTGAAGGCCTTTCAAAGGGACCGATTACCGAAGAGTATCAAAAACAGCTTCACGAGAAAAAAAAGGAAGACAAAACAACAGGAGGCTTGCGATGGAAAAACAGATAA
- a CDS encoding rhomboid family intramembrane serine protease, producing MIPIGDENPNTSFPLINTLLLVTNIGVFLYGVFHPDLYDVWIRQFAFVASEFWHSPFEHAFTLITYTFLHGGWGHIVGNMLFLYIFGDNVEDRLGHLSYLFFYFLAAIGGALLQGWFLRDSYIPMIGASAAISAIVIAYMFFFPTKNVVTLMFLGFFLVPVRIPAFFYILGWASLQVVYSLLMVGNMSLSGGVAYLAHLGGIVIGILWVIFGPKKTLRVRSRW from the coding sequence ATGATACCTATAGGCGATGAAAATCCAAATACCTCTTTTCCACTGATAAACACCCTTCTTCTTGTGACAAATATCGGTGTTTTTCTGTATGGAGTGTTTCATCCTGATTTGTATGATGTGTGGATTCGACAATTTGCCTTTGTTGCCAGCGAGTTCTGGCATAGTCCTTTCGAACATGCTTTCACTCTCATAACGTATACTTTTCTGCATGGAGGATGGGGACATATTGTGGGCAATATGCTTTTTCTCTATATTTTTGGGGATAATGTGGAGGATAGGCTTGGTCATCTCTCATATTTATTTTTCTATTTTCTTGCGGCTATAGGAGGAGCTCTCCTTCAGGGGTGGTTTCTCAGGGATTCATATATTCCTATGATTGGGGCAAGTGCCGCTATATCGGCAATCGTTATTGCCTATATGTTTTTCTTTCCCACCAAAAATGTAGTAACCCTCATGTTTTTGGGCTTTTTTCTTGTTCCCGTACGCATACCGGCGTTTTTCTATATTCTGGGATGGGCTTCCCTCCAGGTAGTTTACTCGCTTTTGATGGTAGGCAATATGAGTTTATCGGGTGGTGTAGCTTATCTGGCTCATCTTGGAGGAATAGTTATAGGAATATTGTGGGTAATATTCGGTCCAAAAAAAACACTCAGGGTACGTTCACGCTGGTAA
- a CDS encoding MlaE family ABC transporter permease, which yields MNFKERVLLFFHETGEFFLFFFQAVKKFRGGMRQGEELVKQIYMIGFESIPVVILTGLFSGLIMGLSLGNALESIIMGTAQYLSGGLSVALVKELGPVLTALIVVSRVCSSVTAHLGTMRVTEQIDALETMGVDPVEYLVVPRVMAGMISLPILGLISIVFSLVGGWMMISGIHGVQTSVYIEWAQIPLKINYIVESLFKMIFIGGFILMVSTFEGFRANGGAAGVGNATIRSVVTSSVMVIFLDYVLGTLFMIVSGGGV from the coding sequence GTGAATTTTAAAGAGAGGGTTTTACTCTTTTTCCATGAAACGGGAGAGTTTTTTCTTTTCTTTTTTCAAGCGGTAAAAAAATTTCGTGGTGGTATGCGTCAGGGAGAAGAGCTTGTCAAGCAGATATACATGATAGGTTTTGAATCGATTCCCGTCGTGATACTCACAGGACTCTTTTCCGGATTGATTATGGGACTTTCTCTGGGAAATGCCCTGGAGAGTATTATCATGGGAACGGCACAGTATCTCAGTGGAGGACTCTCGGTGGCTCTGGTCAAGGAACTTGGTCCGGTATTAACAGCCCTCATTGTCGTGAGTCGTGTGTGTTCTTCAGTAACAGCCCATCTTGGTACCATGCGGGTGACAGAACAGATTGATGCTCTGGAGACTATGGGAGTGGATCCTGTAGAGTATCTCGTGGTTCCACGGGTTATGGCAGGAATGATCTCACTTCCTATTCTCGGATTGATTTCCATTGTGTTTTCTCTTGTAGGGGGATGGATGATGATCTCTGGCATCCATGGGGTACAGACATCCGTATATATTGAATGGGCTCAGATTCCCTTGAAGATAAACTATATTGTAGAATCTCTTTTTAAAATGATATTTATTGGTGGATTTATTTTGATGGTGAGTACGTTTGAGGGATTTCGGGCAAATGGAGGAGCCGCAGGTGTGGGAAATGCTACTATCCGTTCGGTGGTAACCAGTAGTGTCATGGTGATCTTTCTTGACTATGTTCTGGGAACGCTTTTTATGATCGTAAGTGGGGGGGGGGTTTAA
- a CDS encoding MlaD family protein — MEKQIKQKVLYVGIFGFLGIFLLVGFVIFAGKYNAILGGAYKLKLVYTFLDNLQEGAKVKIAGGPAVGYVDKIDLRGGKLVVNVYIKKKYKINRGAEFNIYSTSLVGQKYINISHYNPDTTDFYTNNEEIIGVTPMGFARVIEVAGVGLQSLVSGENVDTLYQVKSTFENTAQLIAGLNALVRDNSADIRSSMANLSKALRFSEDMVKHVNTIILNLEIASAQLNKRIEAVDERQLSTTIRDIQITAEELRKFSQGLNRIILDKNSMIALLKDKEIKTSLENTIKNLEEFSKKVKENPTKLFFK; from the coding sequence ATGGAAAAACAGATAAAACAGAAAGTGCTCTACGTTGGCATATTTGGCTTTCTGGGGATTTTTTTACTGGTAGGGTTTGTCATTTTCGCAGGCAAATACAACGCTATTCTAGGAGGAGCATATAAACTTAAACTTGTGTATACCTTTCTCGATAACCTTCAGGAAGGAGCAAAGGTAAAAATCGCCGGAGGCCCGGCTGTAGGTTATGTGGATAAGATAGATTTACGTGGAGGAAAGCTTGTAGTGAATGTCTACATAAAGAAAAAGTACAAAATCAACCGTGGTGCAGAGTTTAATATCTATTCAACGAGTTTGGTAGGACAAAAGTATATCAACATATCTCACTACAATCCAGATACCACTGATTTTTATACCAATAATGAGGAGATTATCGGTGTCACTCCGATGGGATTTGCCCGTGTGATTGAAGTAGCAGGAGTTGGATTACAAAGCCTTGTATCTGGTGAAAATGTAGATACCCTCTACCAGGTGAAATCAACGTTTGAAAATACCGCTCAACTTATTGCAGGATTGAATGCTCTTGTCAGAGACAATAGCGCGGATATTCGTTCAAGTATGGCAAATTTGAGCAAGGCTTTACGTTTTTCCGAAGACATGGTAAAGCATGTGAATACGATTATTCTCAATCTTGAAATAGCATCAGCCCAGCTTAACAAACGTATCGAAGCAGTAGACGAAAGACAGCTCTCGACAACCATCCGGGATATTCAGATCACAGCAGAGGAACTTCGTAAATTTTCTCAGGGGCTAAATCGTATTATCCTGGATAAAAATAGCATGATAGCCCTCTTGAAAGACAAGGAGATAAAAACCTCCCTCGAGAACACCATTAAAAATCTTGAGGAATTCAGTAAAAAAGTCAAAGAAAATCCAACAAAACTCTTCTTTAAATAA
- the rplI gene encoding 50S ribosomal protein L9 produces MRVILLENVIGLGKAGEIKEVRDGYGRNHLIPKKLAVLATKEQEHHFQRLAAKLAEKAKQQFENAMQLKDSLEKETLEISARVGEGGRLFGSITNTDVANLLAQKGYTIEKRKIVNEHIKTVGEHTVRIRLDEGVTAEVKLVVKPE; encoded by the coding sequence ATGCGTGTAATTTTGCTTGAGAATGTTATTGGACTGGGAAAGGCTGGAGAGATAAAAGAAGTTCGTGATGGATATGGGAGAAACCACCTGATTCCTAAAAAGCTGGCGGTCCTTGCCACAAAGGAACAGGAGCACCATTTCCAGCGACTGGCAGCAAAACTCGCTGAAAAAGCAAAACAGCAGTTTGAAAACGCCATGCAGCTCAAGGATTCTCTTGAAAAAGAGACCCTGGAAATATCTGCCCGTGTAGGAGAAGGTGGCCGTTTGTTTGGTTCTATCACAAATACCGATGTAGCGAACCTTCTCGCACAAAAAGGTTACACCATCGAAAAACGGAAAATTGTGAATGAGCATATCAAAACGGTTGGCGAGCACACTGTTCGGATCCGTCTCGATGAAGGTGTAACGGCAGAAGTCAAATTGGTCGTAAAACCTGAATAG
- a CDS encoding IS1595 family transposase, protein MEKDFFTLSENESYQILEKALWPEGPICPRCKAKAHLLSCRLVYQCPKCGRQFSLKSQSIMRKSHLSPKIWLSAMFLVCQDCGINVKLSKLLHISYKASWLLLQKLRSLMRLTTRHHTKSLQKLVKTFFFLSGIKRRQRKNFSPMQVVELDADDTPSKLHIHLVDDVSSDWLSDFFGKLFRHTSVEKRTPWLSHLNDGLKNLLEDVYHYGCRKHMQRYLDEFCFRFNIEGVSSRLEELLRRLGKRRQLLPWKKLVAEGLILPIWA, encoded by the coding sequence ATGGAAAAGGATTTTTTCACACTCTCAGAAAACGAATCTTACCAGATTCTCGAAAAAGCCCTCTGGCCAGAGGGACCTATTTGCCCAAGGTGTAAGGCAAAGGCTCACCTTCTCTCGTGCCGGCTCGTGTATCAGTGCCCCAAGTGTGGCAGACAATTTTCCTTAAAAAGCCAGTCCATCATGCGAAAAAGTCACCTCTCGCCAAAAATCTGGCTTTCTGCCATGTTTCTTGTCTGCCAGGATTGTGGCATAAACGTCAAACTCTCGAAACTTCTTCATATCAGCTACAAGGCAAGCTGGCTTCTTCTTCAAAAACTGCGAAGCCTTATGCGGCTTACCACTCGCCATCACACGAAATCCCTCCAAAAGCTTGTGAAAACCTTTTTCTTTCTCTCCGGCATCAAACGCCGCCAAAGAAAAAACTTTTCCCCCATGCAGGTTGTCGAACTTGATGCGGATGATACCCCTTCTAAACTTCACATTCACCTTGTGGATGATGTGAGTAGCGATTGGCTTTCAGACTTTTTTGGCAAGCTTTTCCGCCACACCTCGGTGGAAAAAAGAACGCCTTGGCTTTCCCACCTTAACGATGGGTTGAAAAACCTTCTTGAAGACGTCTATCACTATGGTTGTCGAAAGCACATGCAGCGCTATCTTGATGAGTTTTGCTTTCGGTTTAACATCGAGGGGGTTTCTTCCAGGCTTGAAGAGCTTTTAAGAAGGCTTGGCAAACGTCGCCAGCTTCTCCCGTGGAAAAAGCTTGTTGCTGAAGGGCTTATTCTTCCCATCTGGGCGTAG
- the dnaB gene encoding replicative DNA helicase has protein sequence MAGEELLKRLPPYSSEAEKALLGVMLKTPRILSEVGELTEEDFFDERHRLIYRAMLDLSNHGGGIDPVTVAEWLERKQLLERAGGRAYLAQIQDVPVMVSHFGSYKNILLEKSLLRSLIGAAENIIRDCYESQSDAEEICNTAEKRIFDVTNRRLRGDIVHIKDVLMNSVNTVELHKQGQVVFSGYTTGYREIDEKILGLQRQDMIVLAARPSMGKTAFALNIALRLTEIQPETAVLLFSLEMSNLEIAFRAISCASRIPLHKIRSAKITKEEMSLLVSTAGELSHRKILLDDTPAISLNELRSKARRAKSRYPELGLIIIDHIQLIRTTDSIINNRVQELSYISRSLKALAKELDLPVIVLSQLSRAVDQREDHRPILSDLRDSGAIEQDADLVMFLYREEYYKPQTEKKNIVEVIIAKHRNGSVGTLELAFFGETTRFEELEKSFISVSGSDSGGGREF, from the coding sequence ATGGCCGGGGAAGAATTACTCAAAAGGCTTCCACCATACAGTTCTGAAGCAGAAAAAGCTCTCCTGGGGGTTATGTTAAAAACCCCCAGGATTTTGAGTGAAGTGGGCGAACTTACCGAAGAAGATTTTTTCGATGAAAGACACCGTCTGATCTATCGTGCCATGCTCGATCTTTCCAATCATGGCGGAGGAATTGACCCGGTTACTGTAGCAGAGTGGTTAGAAAGAAAACAACTTCTTGAACGTGCTGGCGGAAGAGCATATCTTGCCCAAATTCAAGACGTTCCTGTCATGGTCTCTCATTTCGGTTCTTACAAGAATATCTTACTCGAAAAATCTCTTTTGCGCTCTCTCATTGGCGCTGCAGAGAATATCATTCGTGATTGCTATGAGTCTCAGTCCGATGCTGAAGAAATCTGCAATACCGCAGAAAAACGTATTTTTGATGTAACGAACAGACGTCTCCGAGGAGATATTGTCCACATCAAAGATGTCTTAATGAATAGTGTCAATACCGTTGAGCTTCACAAACAGGGACAGGTTGTCTTTTCAGGATATACCACAGGCTACCGTGAAATTGATGAAAAGATCCTGGGGCTTCAGAGGCAGGACATGATTGTTCTGGCAGCCCGTCCTTCCATGGGGAAAACGGCGTTTGCCCTCAATATCGCTCTCCGCCTCACAGAAATACAACCAGAAACAGCCGTACTCCTTTTTTCCCTCGAGATGAGTAACCTTGAAATCGCTTTCCGTGCCATCTCCTGCGCTTCTCGTATCCCGCTTCACAAAATCCGCTCCGCAAAGATAACAAAAGAAGAAATGAGTCTTCTCGTTTCAACAGCCGGAGAATTATCTCATCGAAAGATTTTACTCGATGATACCCCTGCCATCTCGCTTAATGAACTTCGTTCCAAAGCAAGAAGAGCCAAGTCTCGCTATCCCGAGCTAGGCCTTATTATCATCGACCATATTCAGTTGATACGGACAACAGATTCTATCATCAACAACCGTGTTCAAGAGCTTTCGTATATCTCAAGAAGCCTCAAGGCCTTGGCCAAGGAACTCGATTTGCCAGTAATTGTTCTGTCTCAGCTCTCTCGTGCTGTCGATCAGAGAGAGGATCATAGGCCGATTCTTTCTGATTTGAGAGACTCCGGTGCTATTGAACAGGATGCTGATCTTGTAATGTTCCTGTATCGTGAGGAATACTATAAACCTCAAACGGAGAAAAAAAATATTGTTGAAGTGATTATAGCCAAGCATAGAAACGGCTCTGTGGGAACACTGGAGCTTGCTTTCTTTGGAGAGACCACTCGTTTTGAAGAACTTGAGAAAAGTTTTATTTCTGTCAGCGGGAGTGATTCTGGAGGGGGACGTGAATTTTAA
- a CDS encoding LVIVD repeat-containing protein yields the protein MKSFFRIFPFFVVILLACGHRSSFRQANFLIEWEWKTPKNAFIQTANILHSNILVTLNTGEIAIFPVERPSSIQKFFLPLEGIIKILWLTNFSNTFYGLAWTTTGSSQNLLWFSTDMDIQPIPSSQTNTNKLAVTPLSSLAYKEIYGVWYDQETLFWAADNTLFFVFLTNAIPPREFMTLSFPYPYRISSALKYENVLYIAQGEKGLTLLDLKRKRITNYSWIIGSIESLALIEKEQILIMADRINGVRAYSIQNPWKPEFVAVYEALGNTLDVALSPNGLWLADQYNGISLLKFENRTFSLLTNIPGRVVSHLLPLSDKGKLLLWHQDNLLLTSVNVP from the coding sequence ATGAAATCTTTTTTCAGGATATTTCCTTTTTTTGTAGTAATTCTTTTGGCGTGTGGACATCGTTCCTCTTTTCGCCAGGCGAATTTTCTTATTGAATGGGAATGGAAAACACCGAAAAATGCATTCATTCAAACCGCGAATATACTTCATTCCAACATTCTTGTTACCCTGAATACGGGAGAAATTGCCATCTTCCCTGTTGAACGACCTTCTTCCATTCAGAAGTTTTTTTTACCCCTCGAGGGCATTATTAAGATTCTGTGGCTTACAAATTTCTCCAATACTTTTTATGGGTTGGCCTGGACAACGACAGGAAGCTCTCAAAACCTTCTCTGGTTTTCCACAGATATGGATATTCAACCTATTCCATCCTCCCAGACGAATACTAACAAACTTGCTGTTACACCTCTCTCTTCTCTGGCGTACAAAGAGATCTATGGGGTATGGTATGACCAGGAAACCCTTTTTTGGGCTGCGGACAACACCCTGTTTTTTGTTTTTTTAACAAACGCTATCCCTCCCAGAGAGTTCATGACACTTTCATTTCCCTATCCTTACAGAATATCGTCGGCTCTGAAGTATGAAAACGTGCTTTATATAGCCCAGGGGGAGAAAGGACTTACCCTTCTCGATCTCAAACGGAAACGTATCACTAACTATTCCTGGATCATAGGTTCGATTGAATCTCTTGCTCTCATCGAAAAAGAACAAATTCTTATCATGGCGGATAGAATCAATGGAGTACGTGCCTACAGTATCCAGAATCCATGGAAACCGGAGTTTGTGGCTGTCTATGAAGCTTTAGGCAATACCCTGGACGTGGCTCTTTCTCCAAATGGCCTCTGGTTGGCAGATCAATACAACGGGATTTCTCTTCTTAAGTTCGAGAACAGAACATTCTCCCTTTTGACCAACATTCCCGGGAGGGTAGTCTCTCATCTTCTCCCTCTCAGTGACAAGGGTAAACTTCTTCTCTGGCATCAGGACAATCTTCTTCTTACCAGCGTGAACGTACCCTGA
- a CDS encoding endonuclease III domain-containing protein, translating into MISLRELYDLLFEAFGPQNWWPIVENGTSRYLPEYVRRERTKEEILEIWIGAILTQNTAWKNVEKALIALKSEIAMSPEALFSCPEEKLASLIRSAGYYTQKAKKIHISMEYILTALSGDPSQLKSMSLAEARKALLSLWGIGPETADSILLYGLRFPVFVIDAYTRRILKKLGYTQAQASYDELQKLFHRSLPPDPYLYGEYHALLVVTGKLCGKKPQCLDCPLASFCEEAHKSFK; encoded by the coding sequence ATGATCTCCCTTCGTGAGCTTTACGATCTTCTCTTTGAGGCCTTTGGTCCTCAAAATTGGTGGCCTATCGTAGAAAACGGCACATCTCGCTATCTCCCTGAGTATGTTCGCCGGGAGAGGACGAAGGAAGAGATCCTTGAAATCTGGATAGGGGCTATTCTCACCCAGAACACCGCCTGGAAAAACGTTGAAAAGGCTCTTATTGCTCTGAAATCAGAGATTGCTATGTCGCCGGAGGCGTTATTTTCCTGTCCCGAAGAGAAGTTAGCGTCTCTTATTCGTTCAGCCGGTTACTATACTCAGAAAGCAAAAAAGATCCATATTTCGATGGAATATATTCTTACTGCTCTCTCGGGTGATCCTTCACAGCTTAAATCCATGTCTTTGGCTGAAGCAAGAAAAGCCCTTCTTTCTCTGTGGGGGATTGGTCCAGAAACGGCTGATTCTATCCTTTTGTATGGGTTACGTTTCCCGGTATTTGTGATCGATGCCTATACCCGTCGTATTCTCAAGAAATTGGGTTATACTCAAGCACAAGCTTCTTACGATGAGCTTCAGAAGCTGTTTCACCGCTCTCTTCCCCCGGATCCATATCTCTACGGTGAGTATCACGCTCTTCTGGTTGTGACAGGGAAACTTTGTGGAAAGAAACCGCAGTGTTTGGATTGCCCTCTTGCTTCTTTTTGTGAGGAAGCACATAAGAGTTTCAAGTGA